One window of the Dreissena polymorpha isolate Duluth1 chromosome 5, UMN_Dpol_1.0, whole genome shotgun sequence genome contains the following:
- the LOC127881615 gene encoding uncharacterized protein LOC127881615, whose translation MESTPSNLLRTPRVVCRMDGRDIFIEVEEASGRGTLWSSGRDLVIELGTMLPLDHGRVERAVEGQVSLARRRGRLGFVSEVRKYGHQILSDSFIKRVLAGPEKQRRTPGASLSGRPRGTVELSRSRPKPAPILTALDFPALPAQLGSEGVNVEPGVESLVPNPSSLDTLVLPVGSECGRVKVEPEEEAFVSDSTSLVVPESPVRLVEVKAEPEGEAFMASQPSALDFLVSPVRLVEAACKVGPEEGVIIISDEEDMEVDAPLAANLDQEIVGEPGFARPIDEMAEPAGAMSLQGRMIRGMDRCERRSRPLDRGAEFNGGVGTRDRSRSQQDDVGFKRKKTQGCPVCGLRARSIRHHVEARHFPPVFRREAWENPEKDHVRFRGVICVINSLGLQSFDEAMLFVGRQRLSISEQSCLNDKDQVWLERVSRRFMFYIPIIFHVARVNSRALLFHWRVLAALLKLCSQEVRDDFFAQRFVRRHGVVQVTGSTQATELMQRSGPDCCVAAQATGSTQATELVQGAGSDRSVVMEAQATVSSPEMDLIQRPEPVTCVEKGAQVMALTQVAESVPEPGSLGNECELGDDFEIAPVVQEWISVRNAELTAFDSHFHLDRSYKTTKVGSIEALVGHTVGPMPEVPVRVNGGVAVFCDPPNYPREYPSVTGFGSAVGVHPKAPLRDVKGVVGQVERELRKDGVVALGEIGLDRTVPERERGRQEEMFVGLLELACPRRPVILHIRGQDTYSCEASALALRLMQKNVSPTQRIHLHCFTGTLDQVLSWSAAFPRCYFSISGLAARFDEVQKSAVRGIPADRLLVETDSPYLRVRSKKDNTPAYVGEVANTVAQIRKETLREILRTTAENGRRLYNL comes from the exons ATGGAATCTACCCCAAGCAACTTGCTTAG AACGCCACGTGTGGTTTGTCGCATGGATGGGCGTGACATATTTATTGAGGTCGAGGAGGCCAGCGGTCGGGGTACGCTTTGGAGTTCGGGGCGGGACCTCGTCATTGAGCTGGGGACGATGTTGCCCTTGGACCATGGTAGGGTAGAAAGGGCGGTGGAAGGCCAAGTAAGTTTGGCCAGGAGGAGAGGGCGCCTAGGGTTTGTATCCGAGGTCAGGAAGTACGGCCATCAAATTCTTAGTGATTCGTTCATTAAGAGGGTGTTGGCCGGTCCTGAAAAACAACGGAGGACCCCTGGGGCTTCACTGAGCGGGAGGCCCCGGGGTACTGTAGAGTTGTCCAGATCGAGACCAAAGCCGGCTCCGATCCTGACAGCGCTGGACTTCCCTGCGTTGCCAGCACAGTTGGGATCGGAGGGGGTCAATGTTGAACCCGGGGTAGAGTCACTCGTGCCCAATCCTTCCTCGCTGGACACACTTGTGTTGCCAGTAGGGTCGGAGTGTGGGAGGGTGAAGGTCGAACCTGAGGAGGAGGCATTTGTCTCCGATTCGACATCGCTGGTTGTCCCTGAGTCGCCAGTGAGGTTGGTGGAGGTCAAGGCCGAGCCTGAAGGGGAGGCCTTCATGGCCTCGCAGCCATCAGCACTGGACTTCCTTGTGTCGCCAGTGAGGTTGGTGGAGGCTGCGTGCAAGGTTGGCCCCGAAGAAGGGGTCATCATCATCTCTGATGAGGAAGACATGGAGGTTGATGCTCCTTTGGCGGCTAACCTTGACCAGGAAATTGTGGGGGAACCCGGTTTTGCACGGCCTATAGATGAAATGGCAGAGCCCGCAGGGGCAATGTCACTTCAAGGTAGGATGATAAGAGGTATGGACCGGTGTGAGAGACGGTCCAGGCCTCTTGATAGAGGGGCAGAGTTTAATGGAGGGGTTGGGACCAGGGATAGATCCCGGTCCCAGCAGGATGATGTGGGTTTTAAGAGGAAAAAGACCCAGGGTTGTCCCGTGTGTGGATTAAGGGCAAGATCGATAAGACACCATGTTGAGGCCCGGCATTTTCCGCCTGTGTTTCGTCGGGAGGCATGGGAGAATCCGGAAAAGGACCATGTGCGGTTTAGAGGGGTAATATGCGTCATCAATAGTCTGGGTCTCCAGAGCTTTGATGAGGCTATGCTTTTCGTGGGCCGCCAGAGGTTATCAATTTCGGAGCAGTCCTGCCTGAACGACAAGGACCAGGTCTGGTTAGAAAGGGTCTCTCGCAGGTTTATGTTTTACATTCCCATTATATTCCACGTTGCACGGGTAAACTCGCGAGCGCTCCTCTTCCACTGGAGAGTGTTGGCCGCGTTGCTGAAGCTATGCAGCCAAGAGGTAAGAGACGATTTCTTTGCCCAAAGGTTTGTCAGGCGGCACGGCGTGGTCCAGGTGACTGGGTCGACTCAGGCAACTGAGTTGATGCAGAGATCCGGACCAGATTGTTGTGTGGCGGCCCAGGCTACTGGGTCGACTCAGGCAACTGAGTTGGTGCAGGGAGCTGGATCAGATCGGAGTGTGGTCATGGAGGCTCAGGCGACTGTGTCGAGTCCAGAGATGGATTTGATTCAGAGACCCGAGCCAGTCACTTGTGTAGAAAAAGGGGCCCAGGTGATGGCGTTGACTCAAGTGGCAGAGTCGGTCCCAGAGCCCGGGTCTCTAGGGAATGAGTGTGAATTGGGTGATGACTTTGAAATTGCACCTGTGGTTCAAGAGTGGATTTCGGTTAGGAATGCTGAACTCACCGCGTTCGACAGCCACTTTCACTTGGACCGCAGTTATAAGACGACCAAGGTTGGTTCTATTGAGGCGTTGGTGGGGCATACCGTGGGGCCAATGCCTGAGGTACCAGTGCGGGTAAATGGGGGAGTTGCAGTTTTCTGCGATCCACCCAACTACCCAAGGGAATATCCCAGTGTCACTGGTTTCGGGTCGGCTGTCGGGGTACATCCTAAGGCGCCTCTAAGGGACGTTAAAGGGGTGGTAGGACAGGTGGAGAGAGAGTTGAGGAAGGATGGGGTGGTAGCGCTTGGAGAGATCGGTTTAGACAGAACCGTGCCTGAAAGAGAGCGGGGTAGGCAGGAGGAGATGTTTGTAGGGCTGTTGGAGCTGGCTTGCCCTAGGCGACCAGTTATTTTGCATATTCGGGGGCAGGACACGTACTCTTGTGAGGCTAGTGCCCTTGCCCTCCGACTCATGCAGAAGAACGTTAGTCCGACTCAGCGGATACACCTCCACTGCTTCACGGGAACTCTCGATCAGGTTCTGAGTTGGTCCGCTGCATTTCCCCGTTGCTACTTTAGCATCTCAGGTCTGGCTGCGCGTTTTGATGAGGTGCAAAAGTCAGCTGTGCGAGGGATTCCGGCCGACCGACTCCTAGTTGAGACCGATTCTCCTTACTTGCGAGTCCGAAGTAAGAAAGACAATACTCCGGCGTACGTGGGTGAAGTTGCAAATACGGTGGCCCAGATCCGAAAGGAGACCCTCAGGGAGATATTGCGCACTACTGCTGAGAACGGCAGGCGTCTTTATAACCTGTAG